One window of Chamaesiphon minutus PCC 6605 genomic DNA carries:
- a CDS encoding reverse transcriptase family protein, with the protein MTEQPRTRQDLYDRIRQSSKEEFILDEMIRLGFWSANGEIPNDPADEIRRRGEIQRELETLRAENRRLHNEEALKKEALKLRMAESRRKQQETRERRERERQERAIAWQTRQEREITYLGAGVSAGLNLTESNLARLQQHRLPILHAAADLANAMGITVGQLRFLAFSRRIATVSHYVRFQIPKKTGGFRAISAPLPRLKQAQQWILDNILEGVVLHPTAHGFRRGRSIVTNAEPHVGALVVINMDLQDFFPSISYARVKGIFRSLGYSEAIATILGLICTESDVTEIELDGRSYYIAQELRHLPQGAPTSPALTNLLCRRLDRRLDRMAKSRGFIYTRYADDLTFSTTDRERLRDIGNILKGTHGIVTHEGLTIHPDKTRVLRQSQQQEVTGIVVNQKLNVDRTTLRRFRATLYQIEKDGLAGKQWGQGADLLQSIAGFANYVAMVDPHKGREFLASVQRIQKKYGRRKR; encoded by the coding sequence ATGACCGAACAGCCCCGCACTCGTCAAGATCTTTACGATCGCATTCGCCAAAGTTCTAAAGAAGAATTCATTCTTGACGAAATGATTCGACTGGGATTTTGGTCGGCAAATGGCGAGATCCCTAACGATCCGGCAGATGAGATTCGGCGGCGTGGCGAAATTCAACGAGAATTAGAGACCCTCAGGGCAGAAAATCGTCGCTTGCATAATGAGGAAGCTCTCAAAAAAGAGGCACTGAAGTTGCGGATGGCCGAGTCGCGCCGCAAGCAACAAGAAACTAGAGAACGCCGCGAACGCGAACGTCAAGAACGGGCGATCGCATGGCAAACACGCCAAGAGCGAGAAATTACTTATTTAGGAGCAGGGGTGTCGGCGGGATTGAATCTCACCGAATCCAATCTAGCGAGATTACAACAACATCGACTGCCCATTTTGCACGCCGCCGCAGATCTGGCAAATGCGATGGGAATTACAGTTGGACAATTACGGTTTCTGGCTTTTTCGCGTCGGATTGCGACGGTTTCTCACTACGTGCGCTTTCAGATTCCCAAAAAAACTGGTGGATTCAGGGCGATATCGGCACCACTCCCACGGCTCAAACAAGCCCAACAGTGGATTTTAGATAATATTTTAGAAGGAGTAGTCCTACACCCTACCGCACATGGGTTTCGGCGGGGTCGATCGATCGTTACTAATGCCGAGCCGCACGTCGGGGCATTAGTTGTCATCAACATGGATTTACAAGACTTTTTTCCATCAATTTCCTACGCTCGCGTTAAAGGGATTTTTCGTTCGCTCGGTTATTCCGAAGCGATTGCTACCATTTTGGGCTTAATTTGTACCGAATCCGATGTTACGGAGATCGAGTTAGATGGGCGGAGTTACTATATCGCACAAGAGCTACGCCATTTACCGCAAGGTGCGCCGACTAGCCCCGCTCTAACCAATTTACTCTGTCGAAGACTCGATCGCCGACTCGATCGGATGGCCAAAAGTCGGGGCTTTATTTATACCCGCTACGCAGATGATTTGACATTTTCAACTACCGATCGCGAGCGGTTGCGCGACATCGGCAATATCCTCAAAGGGACTCACGGCATCGTCACTCATGAAGGGTTGACGATTCATCCCGACAAAACTCGCGTCCTCCGACAGTCTCAGCAGCAAGAAGTGACTGGAATCGTGGTCAATCAGAAGCTAAATGTTGACAGGACTACTCTCAGACGCTTTCGCGCCACCCTCTACCAGATCGAAAAAGACGGTTTAGCAGGCAAACAATGGGGACAAGGAGCCGATTTATTACAATCGATCGCCGGATTTGCAAATTATGTCGCGATGGTCGATCCGCACAAAGGTCGAGAATTTTTGGCCAGCGTCCAGCGAATTCAGAAGAAGTATGGTAGGCGTAAAAGATAA